A stretch of the Cucurbita pepo subsp. pepo cultivar mu-cu-16 chromosome LG16, ASM280686v2, whole genome shotgun sequence genome encodes the following:
- the LOC111777353 gene encoding CBS domain-containing protein CBSX1, chloroplastic-like → MESIGCSFTSLSLPQFRANSFSIQELLFGPRRRPPSPIVHASVSQSFPASSRFPEQRKSTSLSASGTLMANSAPSRSGVYTVGDFMTRREELHVVKPTTSVDEALEILVEKRITGFPVIDDNWNLVGVVSDYDLLALDSISGGGRTDPSMFPEVDSSWKTFNEVQRLLSKTNGKVIGDLMTPAPLVVRETTNLEDAARLLLKTKYRRLPVVDAKGKLVGIITRGNVVRAALQMKHAQEN, encoded by the exons ATGGAGTCGATTGGTTGTAGTTTCACTTCCTTATCGCTTCCGCAATTTAGGGCCAATAGTTTTTCGATTCAGGAGCTGTTGTTTGGTCCTCGTCGGAGGCCTCCATCGCCGATTGTTCATGCATCGGTTTCTCAGAGCTTTCCGGCGTCTTCTCGCTTTCCGGAGCAGCGGAAATCTACTTCTCTTTCCGCTAGCGGCACCTTGATGGCCAATTCCGCGCCG TCGAGAAGTGGTGTATACACAGTTGGTGACTTCATGACTAGGAGAGAGGAGTTGCATGTCGTAAAGCCCACAACCAGTGTCGATGAAg CATTAGAAATTCTGGTGGAAAAAAGGATCACGGGATTTCCAGTAATTGATGACAATTGGAACTTG GTTGGCGTAGTTTCAGACTATGACTTGTTAGCGCTAGACTCCATCTCAg GTGGTGGAAGGACAGATCCAAGTATGTTTCCTGAAGTTGACAGCTCCTGGAAA ACATTCAATGAGGTACAAAGGCTCCTCAGCAAAACGAACGGAAAGGTGATCGGCGATTTGATGACACCGGCACCTCTTGTCGTTCGAGAAACCACCAATCTTGAGGATGCTGCTAG ATTATTGCTTAAGACAAAGTATCGCCGGCTACCAGTGGTAGATGCCAAGGGAAAGCTG GTTGGAATTATTACAAGAGGCAATGTGGTAAGAGCTGCTCTACAAATGAAGCATGCCCAAGAAAACTGA